The following DNA comes from Candidatus Nitrosotalea okcheonensis.
AACTTCCAGGAAAATACAATGCAAAAGGCATGATTAAAAAAATTCATTTGTCAGACAACACATTTCCCAAGGTGTCAAAGAATTCTTGCGGTTACAGGATTGACAAGGTTTTTGCAGAAAAAGATTTGCACAAATTGATTGCAGGCTCCGAGGGAACACTCGGAATAATTACTTCTGCAAAACTTAGGACATATCCATCTCCAAAAAACATCCTGCTTTATGTCATACATTACAAGACACTGTCAGATGCAGCAAGAGACACTCCAAAAATACTTGGACTTGGACCATCTGCTGTCGAACTTGTAGACAGCAACATAACAAAGCACATCAAGATGACAGTACCGTCAAGCACAGGTTGCCTTCTTTTTGTCGAGTTTGATGGTACGGTACAAGGCAGAAAACAGATTCACAAAATCACGTCAGGCAAAATAATCAAGACAGAGTCAAATGCTGCCCAAGTCAAAAAGATATGGAGTTTTAGAAACTCGGCCTTGGCATACAGTTTGCAGAGCATAACAAAAAATGAGACAATGCCTACACTCATAGAAGATGCAGTTGTGCCGGTAAAAAGACTGCCGCTGTTGCTGAAAATACTTGGCATGATTTCCAAAAAATATGGCCTCAGGACCATCGTCTACGGTCATGCGGGAAACGGCAACCTGCACATCAGGCCAGTTCTCAAGCAAAAAGATCTTGGTATCATAAAGAATATTGCAGTCGAGTTCTTTTCAGCAGTAATAGGTATAGGAGGAAGCATAACAGGCGAGCATGGAGACGGGCTTGCAAGGTCAGAGTTTGTAAAATTACAGTACGATGCCAAAACATATTCCATTTTCAAGGACATCAAAAAACAGTTTGACCCAGAAAATATTCTAAACCCCGGGAAAAAAATATCAAGTTACAGTACAGTGACTAGAAACTTGAAAATATAGCAATTACCTGATTCCAGTACCAAGCGGAACATC
Coding sequences within:
- a CDS encoding FAD-binding oxidoreductase, whose translation is MQIPAVKPSDVGLRLAKIVKCAISWDEHVRNFYSVDASSYTIKPQVVAFPRNESDVIKIIKFAKRYHIPVTPRGAGTGLVGSALGRGIILDMQNFDRIKLGASHVEVGSGVFKGRLDKILKKQDRVIGPDPSIGPFCTIGGMIGTNASGIHSLKYGSVIDNIIQVRMIGSSGNVIKLPGKYNAKGMIKKIHLSDNTFPKVSKNSCGYRIDKVFAEKDLHKLIAGSEGTLGIITSAKLRTYPSPKNILLYVIHYKTLSDAARDTPKILGLGPSAVELVDSNITKHIKMTVPSSTGCLLFVEFDGTVQGRKQIHKITSGKIIKTESNAAQVKKIWSFRNSALAYSLQSITKNETMPTLIEDAVVPVKRLPLLLKILGMISKKYGLRTIVYGHAGNGNLHIRPVLKQKDLGIIKNIAVEFFSAVIGIGGSITGEHGDGLARSEFVKLQYDAKTYSIFKDIKKQFDPENILNPGKKISSYSTVTRNLKI